From Enoplosus armatus isolate fEnoArm2 chromosome 23, fEnoArm2.hap1, whole genome shotgun sequence:
TATGTTAGCTTTCCAGAACGTAACAGCTGAACCATAACTTACTTGAGTTTCTTGCATCTCATACCCATGTGCTTCTTACAACACACCTAGTTGCTTTTAATAATAGTGACTTGGAGATTAAATTTGCATTCATATTTAAGGCCTGAAGTGGTATAAGTAGGTTTTTTGCAAgtttaaaaagcaaagaaacatgGACCTACTTTTGACCAGCTTTAATAATACTTACTAATGATGATTTtatcacataaatacacaactAAACTACACTAATAGTGGCATAAAGTTGTGTACTTGAGtgtgtaaagaaagaaataattctTTATAAAGTTTATCTGTGTTCTAAGTTTTGGAACTACATCTCTTATAATGCTTTGGCAGACTGTCGAACTCTAAACTGTAATTGTGCTGCTGATAAATCAGagaaatatgtatatttttgttatatttactgtatttattctgTCGCGCTGAGTCACTAAAATCGATATGAAACGAATACATGCCTAATATTTGTGTCTATCTTTGTGGGTTTGTGTAGCATCCTGTATGCAGACATTGTGGGCTTCACAAAGCTGGCGAGTACTTGCACACCAGAAGAGCTGGTTGCTGTGCTTAACAAGCTTTTTGGCAGATTTGATGACATCGCCAAGGTGAAAATACCAGCCCAACCAGcccaaaataaaactttaatttcTTCACAAAGGACAGTTTTGTGTTGATTATGAACTAACTAATCTGTTTATGACTCTCTCTCACTATCTGTAGAGGAATGGGTGTCTTCGCATTAAGATCCTCGGTGACTGCTACTATTGTGTATCTGGTCTTCCTGACCCCATTCCGTCCCACGCCAGAAACTGTGTTCAGATGGGGCTGGACATGTGCACTGCCATCAGGTCAGTTTATCTGAATGTATCTAAAGTTCTTTTTCCCAACGTTATTTGATCCCAcctgatttctgtttttccagCCTCAGGAATAAAAGTTATTCAGTGATCTCTATTTGTATCTGATGTTAATGTACTCATGGTACTTGTTTCACTACTCATCCCTCTACAACTGAAATCACATAACATATTATAGCTCAAAGCACACTATTACAGAGTGTGGAAGCACCATAATATATAAATTGACCTTAATATTCTCaaactgcacattttcagtGAGATCTTGTTGTGTTTGCACCGTGTAGATCAAATGCAGAAATATTTGGTTTTCTTGGCtttttgttgcatttaatgTTGGTGCTCAGTGTTTAAATCggatttatttaaatatatgtgAAATACAATGTGATGAAGATGATTACAATAACTTTGAACAGTCgttccaaaatgaaaagagagattttaacttgttttacattcatacattaacatattgtttgttttgctatGCTATGAGTACAACGCAGCctgaaaatatagaataaaagttattttcaaaTAACTTGATAGCCCAACAAAGAGTGTCAGAAGAAAGAATATTTTTGCAACACACTGTTATTGTGATTTTACTAATACTTTTGTCTCCCTGTAGTAAACTACGAGAGGCAACGGGGGTTGAGGTCAGCATGCGGGTGGGTGTTCACACTGGCAACGTCCTCTGTGGTGTGATTGGCTTGCAGAAGTGGCAGTACGACGTTTGGTCACATGATGTTACGTTAGCCAACCACATGGAGTCTGGAGGTCTTCCTGGGTGAGAAAATCTTAAAATCTGTTCATAGTTGGTGGAAATTCTGAGTTGGTGTAGATGATAGAGATGAGGCTGATAAGGCAACAAGGTGGGTAATGATAGATACCTATTTTTTATTAATAGGCGAGTCCACATCACAGAGGAGACACTGCAGCACTTGAATGGAGCGTATCAAGTGGAGGATGCGGACGGGGGGAGTCGGGATCCTCTtctgaaaggaagaaaaacctACCTGGTGCTTGATCCCCATAAGCCGGACAGCATTTCCAGGAGACATAAATCGGTAGGTGTACACATGTTTGTATGTGACACATTAAGTTTCAGGTTAGGTAATCTAGGTATGCGAGTTCCTGACATAGACTATATGTGTATAAGGGGACGCAGGCACTGATCTCTACATTGCTGTGATGGTACTCTCAGCTTCAGGAAGGGATGTTCAGGAAAACAAATTCCTGGGcgaaaaaaataaagtaaaataaagtaatcTCCATCTTAATTTCAGGCAAACACTCTTGCGTCAGGAGAGACCAGGCAGCGGGCGTCGGTCCGGATGTCTCAGTACATGCGGCACTGGCGGACCATCCACCCCTTCGCAGACCTAAGTAACCCTGATGCCACGCCCTCCAAGAAGCCAATCATCCCCACCAATGCTGTCATGAACCAGTTACAGCTGTCGGCAGTATGTATTTACGCTGCTGCCCCCCTTGCTGCTTAGTTTCGCCTACATATTGAGCTGagtaaaaatacttaaatacagaAATTATACAAATCATATTGTTTCCTTGTTGacaatttgtgtgtttgtgttcgccTCAGGAAAGACCACCATGCCAGAACAACCCCTCCTGGTAAGTTCACGGATATATTAAAAGCACAtgagaaaaatatgtaaaataaaccaACATTATTAACTTTAGTAGAATAAGAATGAATGAGAATGAGGTTCTGGAGGAAAGACTTTCCTAAAACCCACTAGTTGAATCaggcatacagtatattgtatgtTGTATATTGTGCAGTATATTTGGTTAAAGCTGTTTCTaatgtgttcttgttttgtcccagtTTGGTTGTGGATAATGGTGTTCGGGGATCACTGGACCCGATTGATACTGCCGGGTAAGATTTCATCAAGTcgtaaatagtttttttttttactctgctgcttctgtgttAGTTGGTACAAAGCCATGAGACATATgcataaacataacataaaagaCAAGACGtgacaaagaaataataataccAACTTAATGATTGATCGGATTTCTCAAATATGTCTCTCCTTAAAAGATGATCGGCCTTTTAAGCAACAATTAAACCGAGGCTAGTTAACATTGAATGTGTGTTGTGAAATATTAGACCATAATGATATTTGTAAAATAGATATTTCCATTGATTTCTTCTTGTCCATCCCtcactttatttgtattttcatttttcattaagGAGGAGAGCAAGGAAGCTCAACTGTTTGACTCTGCTGTTCAATGACCTGAGCCTGGAGAAACAGGTAGCTTCATTCTCTGGTCTAACTTAAGGGAAGTAAATAGGGTCATGCATGAAAGAGCAGAAACAAgcatgatgtacagtatgtctgtgcctgtgtgtttttgcaaatcaaatatttttactaatacatctgtgtgtttgtgttccagtTCCGCCTTTCAGAGGTAGAGGGTTTACACCAGTCAATGAGCTGCATAGCTTTGATCTTCATTACTGTTTTCGCCGTCCAGATGCTTGTCTCTAAGAAGTGAGTAGCTCTTCAGTCGCACTCACACATGCAACCCCACTTTAGTTTCACAAGTTCAAACTTGTTATGTTCTGAAttaaatcaaagtcaaatttaGCTTTTCCTTATTTTACCTGGGAAACCCCAGTGTACTGCAATAACATCCTCTCTCACTAATTAATTGGTTATTTCAGGCTTGCTCTCTCTTGCTCACCAGCTCACATACATGCATCTTTATTTGCTCAGTCTTAAATGAGAGATAAACAGCgtaaattatttgttttctcctcccagTAACTTTGAGATGGCTGTGTCCTACGGTGCCACCTTCCCTGTGATGGTGCTCTTTCTGTCCATCGCTTTCACTGGATACTTGGAGGTAAATGAACACTTGGCGGTATGTTTGTAATAACACTTAGCAGTATTGGTATTGTATTGGTATGAAGTACAGAGTTTCATACCAACAAGTGATCAACAGTATATAAGGTTCAGTGTAGATGAGGTGAAAGAAATACATTCCTCTGCTTATGTAAACAAAAGATGTCATTACATACAACAACTTACTTGTTTGGAGATGGCTTAGTATGTTCAGGCACATGTACGTTTTTAGATTGTTTCATGTATTATCTTCCTGTCCACTTTGTGTGATTGCAATGACCCTCAGCGTTtctgtgttaaatgtttgaatgtatgtttgttttcagaagtGGCGTTCCAAGATGCCGTTGAGTGTTCAGTGGATATCAGGGCTGTCGCGTGGCGTCTCCACCAGGGCGGCGCTGCGACTGTTTGTGGTCACTGTCTGCGTGCTCATCACCCTGCTTATGGCCATCCTCAACTTTGTGAGTTCCTCTTCAGCCTCCCAGTTATTTTGTCACAAtttttggctttctttttctatttcctgtCATTATAGATATATTTGTTGTTccatcaataaattattttctgttgtgctttttctttttgtcttttgttttgtttttcaccatgTTGCTGTTCTTTCAGTTCTTCCTCCCAGGAAACAACTGCACGTCAATTACCAACAGGACAGAACTGGAGGGTCTCAAACTCTACACTGTGCCTGTAAGTACCtccaaataaacatttcacCATGTTATTTATGCATGTTTCTTCTTTGTCATATGACTTATAATTCCTAAGGGTAAGTATAACTTTGCTGATAAACCCAACCAACACTTGAATTTAATTTTGCCTTTTCCAATGCAACTCTTCTCAACAAATAAATAGCGTCCCCATATTGTTTTGAATGACTGTAGGTGGCCATTAGCAGAATATTTGAGCCTCTTCTGCCATTAATCTAATCCTTTCTTCATTTATAAAGGAGAAATGTATCCTAAAGTTTTCTCTATCTTCAATAAGGTGGTTTAAAACCCCCAAGAGAAGTTCATTATTGATTCTTTATTAGCTCTTGAGAACTTCAGGACAAGCCTTGAACATCACACCTAACTTACTGTCATATCCCacattttttctcctcccaCCCACCTCATTCTTCAAACATCCAGTACTACCTGTACTGCTGCCTGCTGGCCATGCTGGGAGTGATTGTGTTCGTCAGGACATGCTTGTCTGTGAAGACACTACTGCTCACCCTGGCTGTGGTGGTTTACCTGGccctcttcctccatgtttacgCCCCGAGGTCCTACTGCCTCGTCGACCTGCTTTACAACGACACTAAGTGAGTGACCCTGCAagtgaaattacatttaaacacCAGGGGTTCAAGGTAGCTTTATGTGCcttaacattattttaaatggaGCAGCAGCAATGTAGCTTTGATTTTTGGTGATGttgatttgcttttgttgcctaaataAAGggtttttggattttttttggatattgacacaaagaaaaacttgATTGCCTTCTAAACAGCAATGAGCAGCTTTCTAGTggtgaaatgattagtcaattaatcagtGAGTCAAACTACAGAAAACTTTCAAAcgttttatttaatgtatttacactgaatatctttgggttttgcaCAGTCTTTCAAACGTGGCAGGCAATTTTAAGGCATCAACTTGGATTCTTAGAAATTGTGATGACCATGTGATGTGGCCAGTATGCAAAGACAAAAGTTACAAGTACTTCACAATAAAGACATAAATATCAAACAGGCAGGACAGTGACAAACACAAGagcaacaaaacatcaacataaaagcaaatcgatcagttaaaaaaaagcaaagtttaaAGTTAGTATGACTTAACAGCTTGTTACTACTCTTGTTAAGTTGTTTAAGTACAGTATGAAATATTCTCTCCGTGTCATATTGTGTTAATAGACAAACTGTTACAAATAAGATGCATGAAAGTGTGCAGGTGTGAATATGTATAAGTGTTCAAGCTTGCTAGCTGTCCACAAAGACTCAGTAATCCTGCTAAAGTTCACTTTCCACTCGTCCACATTCATACACCGCTATCTGTAGTCATTACACTGTCTTGCTCAGCCAAGGTGTTAAATTTCTTGCCTTTTGTCTGCCACTCAGAGTCCAGATTGTGACTGCTTATCTGGAGTTTCAGATCAGCATAATTTATTCAAGAGCTTTCTATAGCAAGATGCCTGCCGGGGGGTACAGGCCCCATTGACTGTGAGATACAAGACACTCTTGTCTGAGGGATTATGTAATGGAAGGAAAAAGAGTGACGGCTTTAAAtatgtgaatgtgcatgtgtttttctaCAGGCCAGGAGTGCTGAAGGACCCTCAGATCATGTCCGGGGTTTGGCTGGTCATCTTTTACATTGTATGCCTCATACTGGCCAGACAGGTATGTGTGTCTTTACAAatgtttatacagtatgtctgttcTGTCATTTAAAGAAGGaaaggggagtgtgtgtgtgtgtgtgtgtgtgttgtctcattATGTGTGGGGGAGTGAGTGTGTTCATGCTGTCTTGTTGCACGTGTGCAAATAgtatttttttctcacattgaAACAAATTAACTAAGATGTGTTCATACATATTtgtactgtctctctctcaggacgAGCTGGGTTGCCGTGTAGATTTCCTGTTGGAGCGTTGTTtccagacggagagagaggagatggagaccATGGAGAACGTCAACAAGCTCCTCCTTCAGAACGTGCTGCCGCTCCATGTCGCCTCTTTCTTCATGGGCAAAACTATTCGCAACcaggtaaagaaaacaaatagatATTTATTACCCATCcacatcctttttttctgtcaattttATGCCCTGGTTAGCCTGCCAGTCTGCTTTCACATATCATTTTCTATCATTACCATTAAACCTATTTGAAAGGATTTAATCCAAAAGTAGATATCCACCGTAtagaaacaaatgacacatttttaggACATTTGTGTACAAAAAGTAGCTGAACAGGTTTGACTCTGTTCACTTCTGGCTGCAGAATTAGCAGCATGCATATTATCTTGGAATTAAGTcctttatttttactgtgtttcagGACCTCTACAGTCAGtcatatgactgtgtgtgtgtgatgttcgCCTCAGTGCCTCAGTTCAAAGAGTTTTACAGTGAGAGCAGCGCCAACAGGGACGGTCTGGAGTGTTTGCGCTTCCTCAATGAGATCATATCAGACTTTGATGAGGTACGAGGAAGAAGATACTATTATATATTGTCGGTGTCAGCATCACCAGGTTGGaatattttgtgtgtctctAACTTTCTGTGTCTCTaactccttcctttctcttcctccttgttGTGACTCTCTCATGCAGCTTCTCTCTAAGCCCAAATTCTGTTCAGTGGAGAAGATTAAGACTATCGGCAGTACGTACATGGCTGCTGCGGGGCTGACACTCTCGCCTGCAGGGGATGAAAGAAAGGTTTGCTTAGTTTACATTTGTTCACTCCATCTACAAATTTCTTTACTAATTTTTATCCTAATTTTGCAAGATAGTCCTTGGAATGTAGTCTCTCATAAAGCAAAGTGTTGTCATCCATTTTTAAAAGGAATTTACAAGatattttaaaagcaaatgCTTGTCCATTACTCTAGTTAGGACACCCTGCCCTACACTAACATGATGTCTGGCTCCCCCTACAGAAAGTTGAGATGTCCTACAGTCATGTGCGCTCCATGGTGGAGTTTGCCATCGCTCTGATGGGCAAACTGGAgctcatcaacacacactcttttaaCAGCTTCAAACTCAGGATCGGTGAGTCTGTTCTAGATTAACACTGATAGGATGGTGAATAATACAAAAAGCCTTGTTTCTTTGTGCCCAAATCTCAATCTCCCAATTTTAAACTACTTTGATTGACTGATGGtgtttaacaaaataataataataaactcatAATATTTCATACACTGGATCCATTCAATACTGACTCAGTATTTTCTTGTTCA
This genomic window contains:
- the LOC139305641 gene encoding adenylate cyclase type 4-like, with protein sequence MPDESQSFQEKGRPEEEASEVTKVPAIMVVSTDGKGNILELDDFSRTTDGIKPSTQSSDVNILQSGLGESQVSVEVGVAKTVHAPEPLKANSLLKVTDVTPQATDDHDVSVKSSSDRLQTDNSTSSQTNGYSSLSELNSSSFEKTSSISPVNFSEPSLDSSHSNKNTKNSPDDERDSSKTKDLIVIPQAENSFSGSSPAFPDVSSYQTRDSIDVRWDEEDRDEDGRSTHSRRSVKEGMCCCYQAFHRAFLQCVEETPAMLSGLVLSLAFCVALIVLIPTTGRNINVHVGALSVLCVVLCLSAILLVCLPWLATVRRCGGALALFVWGTLYITAIVFIFTGGPVTTWEQVAFFLFLSLSVYTVLPLSLAWALMVGIGTSVSHIIIISVYVPVTNPETPDLVVQLVANAVLFVCVNCIGIFHLWMTEQDLRISNQKREDFSAIRSQKEIRKYQQEQLLLSVLPRYIAMELKTEVIKRFSKPKSDEENESNFHNFHSLYIRQHKDVSILYADIVGFTKLASTCTPEELVAVLNKLFGRFDDIAKRNGCLRIKILGDCYYCVSGLPDPIPSHARNCVQMGLDMCTAISKLREATGVEVSMRVGVHTGNVLCGVIGLQKWQYDVWSHDVTLANHMESGGLPGRVHITEETLQHLNGAYQVEDADGGSRDPLLKGRKTYLVLDPHKPDSISRRHKSANTLASGETRQRASVRMSQYMRHWRTIHPFADLSNPDATPSKKPIIPTNAVMNQLQLSAERPPCQNNPSCLVVDNGVRGSLDPIDTAGRRARKLNCLTLLFNDLSLEKQFRLSEVEGLHQSMSCIALIFITVFAVQMLVSKNNFEMAVSYGATFPVMVLFLSIAFTGYLEKWRSKMPLSVQWISGLSRGVSTRAALRLFVVTVCVLITLLMAILNFFFLPGNNCTSITNRTELEGLKLYTVPYYLYCCLLAMLGVIVFVRTCLSVKTLLLTLAVVVYLALFLHVYAPRSYCLVDLLYNDTKGSRPGVLKDPQIMSGVWLVIFYIVCLILARQDELGCRVDFLLERCFQTEREEMETMENVNKLLLQNVLPLHVASFFMGKTIRNQDLYSQSYDCVCVMFASVPQFKEFYSESSANRDGLECLRFLNEIISDFDELLSKPKFCSVEKIKTIGSTYMAAAGLTLSPAGDERKKVEMSYSHVRSMVEFAIALMGKLELINTHSFNSFKLRIGINHGPVIAGVIGAHKPQYDIWGNSVNVASRMDSTGVLDKIQVTEETSQMVESVGYSVTLRGVVNVKGKGELTTYFINTDQSSPQF